A single Larimichthys crocea isolate SSNF chromosome VIII, L_crocea_2.0, whole genome shotgun sequence DNA region contains:
- the LOC104937205 gene encoding forkhead box protein B1, whose product MPRPGRNTYSDQKPPYSYISLTAMAIQSCPEKMLPLSEIYKFIMDRFPYYRENTQRWQNSLRHNLSFNDCFIKIPRRPDQPGKGSFWALHPSCGDMFENGSFLRRRKRFKVGSMQAADPLAPSSKPHDAAHYLQQQAKLRLSALHAAAHLPQMPGGYNLSPVTPQSSFKHPFAIENIIAREYKMPGGLAAFSATGYPLHNQLTPAWPHMYGSGMMDTAAPISMATSDYSAYGMPLKSICHGGQTLPAIPVPIKPTPTSMPGLPGLPTHIPAFLANSPQSLSPTSPQTATGQSSPAAPGEALSSSASHQSVVAVH is encoded by the coding sequence ATGCCTCGCCCGGGGAGGAACACGTACAGCGACCAGAAGCCTCCGTACTCCTACATCTCCCTGACGGCCATGGCCATCCAGAGCTGCCCGGAGAAGATGCTCCCCCTGAGCGAGATTTACAAGTTCATCATGGACCGGTTCCCGTACTACCGGGAGAACACGCAGCGCTGGCAGAACTCTCTGCGGCACAACCTCTCCTTCAACGACTGCTTCATCAAGATCCCGCGCAGGCCGGACCAGCCCGGGAAGGGCAGCTTCTGGGCTCTGCACCCGAGCTGCGGCGACATGTTCGAGAACGGGAGTTTTCTGCGGCGCAGGAAGCGCTTCAAGGTGGGCAGCATGCAGGCCGCGGACCCGCTGGCGCCCAGCAGCAAACCGCACGACGCCGCGCActacctgcagcagcaggcCAAGCTGCGGCTCAGCGCGCTGCACGCGGCCGCGCACCTCCCGCAGATGCCGGGCGGGTACAACCTGAGCCCGGTGACCCCGCAGTCCAGCTTCAAACACCCGTTCGCCATCGAGAACATCATCGCCCGAGAGTACAAGATGCCCGGCGGGCTGGCGGCCTTCTCCGCCACCGGGTACCCGCTGCACAACCAGCTGACCCCGGCCTGGCCGCACATGTACGGCTCCGGGATGATGGACACCGCGGCTCCCATCTCCATGGCCACCAGCGACTACTCGGCCTACGGCATGCCGCTCAAGTCGATCTGTCACGGGGGGCAGACTCTGCCCGCCATCCCGGTGCCCATCAAACCGACGCCCACATCGATGCCGGGGCTGCCGGGGCTGCCCACACACATCCCGGCTTTCCTCGCGAACTCGCCCCAGTCTCTGAGCCCCACCTCCCCGCAGACGGCCACCGGTCAGAGCAGCCCGGCCGCGCCCGGAGAGGCGCTGTCCTCCTCGGCCTCACACCAGTCCGTGGTGGCGGTGCACTGA